From a region of the Hymenobacter jejuensis genome:
- a CDS encoding RNA polymerase sigma-70 factor yields the protein MLHLKVAREFSDSDCLARLRAGDDQAFDLLFQQFAPGLCRFAFQHLKSHAEAEEIVQECFLKLWQRRHQLEENTIFKGYLYQAAYHGILNQLRRQQYWAFEDIAPNTLFAEASTIDSIEYQELEKLYKAALEQLPPKRRQIFTLSRQEGLSYTKIAQTLNISVKSVETQMAHALKFLRSYFRSHGTILTMVLMLLSTIGRK from the coding sequence TTGCTGCATTTGAAAGTCGCACGCGAATTCTCGGACTCTGATTGCCTGGCCCGTTTACGGGCTGGTGATGATCAGGCATTCGACCTGTTGTTTCAGCAGTTCGCGCCGGGCTTGTGCCGTTTTGCGTTTCAGCATTTAAAGTCCCATGCCGAGGCCGAAGAGATTGTTCAGGAGTGCTTTCTGAAGCTGTGGCAGCGACGCCACCAACTCGAGGAGAACACGATATTTAAAGGCTACCTCTACCAGGCCGCCTACCACGGCATTCTGAATCAACTGCGTCGCCAGCAGTACTGGGCCTTCGAGGATATTGCGCCCAACACATTATTCGCGGAAGCCTCGACCATAGATTCCATCGAATACCAGGAGCTTGAAAAGTTATATAAGGCAGCTCTGGAGCAGTTACCGCCCAAACGGCGCCAAATCTTTACCCTGAGCCGGCAAGAAGGCCTATCTTACACCAAAATCGCCCAGACACTTAACATTTCCGTCAAAAGCGTAGAAACGCAGATGGCCCACGCGCTGAAGTTTTTGCGTAGCTACTTTCGATCGCATGGTACCATTCTTACAATGGTCCTCATGCTCCTTTCGACGATTGGCCGTAAGTAA
- a CDS encoding FecR family protein: protein MPTEVNFEAYLRYVRSESTPGEARAVRAWLAQPTNAFVAQQWMQAYADMPEHDTALADDSHDYGQMLAQLRMQAGLATPASTDQRWYRWAAAAVIAGVLAGGGWLVQRKFTDPGVAYATAYGQTKIIHLPDGSEVTLNAHSTLRHASAWEASKPREVWLDGEAFFAVKHLSDNKRFVVHTTAGLNVEVLGTTFDVYRRHQQARVVLLSGKVLVDFDDPQRSDVTMHPGELVQVLDKQTDVIKKAVSDPSDYTTWTTNRMVFAETPLEEVATRLQDTYGVEVTLRQAELKKRKFTGAIPVGDVDLLCQTLEETLQVKIKREANRIVISAP, encoded by the coding sequence ATGCCGACCGAAGTGAATTTTGAAGCCTACCTGCGTTACGTCCGGAGCGAATCAACGCCGGGCGAAGCGCGGGCTGTGCGAGCCTGGTTGGCGCAGCCAACAAATGCCTTTGTCGCTCAGCAATGGATGCAAGCCTATGCCGACATGCCCGAGCACGACACGGCCCTTGCGGACGACAGCCATGATTACGGGCAAATGCTGGCGCAATTACGGATGCAAGCCGGCTTGGCAACGCCCGCCTCGACCGACCAGCGTTGGTACCGCTGGGCAGCGGCGGCAGTGATAGCCGGAGTTCTGGCGGGGGGCGGCTGGTTGGTGCAGCGAAAGTTTACGGACCCCGGCGTAGCGTATGCTACCGCCTACGGCCAAACAAAAATCATACACCTGCCCGACGGCTCGGAAGTTACGCTAAATGCCCATTCTACCCTACGCCACGCATCGGCATGGGAGGCTTCCAAACCACGCGAGGTGTGGCTTGACGGCGAGGCCTTCTTTGCGGTGAAGCATCTGTCTGATAATAAGCGCTTTGTGGTACATACCACCGCTGGGCTGAACGTAGAAGTGCTCGGTACTACGTTTGACGTGTACCGCCGGCATCAGCAAGCGCGGGTAGTGCTTCTTTCGGGCAAGGTACTCGTCGACTTCGACGACCCGCAGCGCTCTGATGTCACGATGCACCCTGGTGAATTAGTGCAAGTACTTGACAAGCAAACGGATGTAATTAAGAAAGCAGTCAGCGATCCAAGCGATTATACCACATGGACGACAAACAGAATGGTGTTCGCAGAGACGCCGCTGGAAGAAGTGGCCACGCGTCTGCAAGACACTTATGGAGTAGAGGTTACTCTGCGTCAGGCAGAGTTAAAAAAGCGTAAATTCACCGGTGCGATTCCCGTTGGCGATGTCGATTTGCTTTGTCAGACTTTAGAGGAAACTCTACAGGTGAAGATTAAGCGGGAAGCCAACCGCATCGTGATTTCTGCGCCCTGA
- a CDS encoding SusC/RagA family TonB-linked outer membrane protein, whose amino-acid sequence MTEVRTRLGGRLVLYAALLTSLLLAPTYAAVAQQGPTKGTAREAEPLKVLLARWEKQYNSTIAYASDLIGDRQVLAPAPNESSLEENLTRLLLPLGLDFKKLRQNYYVIKPLQAPKMAVTSLTLSISGKVMQANGEPLPGATILVKGTSNGASTGTDGHFQVQAQVGSVLIVSSVGFVRQEVPLGMAGEPLLVVLAEDNQALNEVVVIGYGQQKRATVTGSISVIDTTAFQSRVSTNPLSALQGIVPGLVVARTSGRPGQENWDFRVRGASSINSTPPLVVVDGVPYGDNSALNSFNQNDIASISILKDASAAIYGSRAANGVILITTKQGKAAKPVVTYTGTFALKTVGLGRRFTNLPQWYEMYNEAQVNNNNPNHVYKSLEAYYLNPPNDVVVPGLFNTADIGFFTNDLQSALYGTGRTWLHNVSVAGRGPRVGYYSSAGYTDDGSILQLGDNFNKKYNARINLDFQPTEKLKILNQLTAERQNRVEPSAYNTLLNTPGAVQPGYSFYSRDGSKPYGWGIGYQSPLALAQEGGNRQQQDTRLSEQLQGEWALTKHLTLNGSVAVRYTITGINTRVNHIDFFNYAGDKLVNSFGNGNDFNSLRRESQESVYQSYYVNALYRTTVAKHHNLTAMVGTSEEKNAYNSFWVKVNDVPRGLDNIAQGKPLPNAVDARGGTKLAWALVSYFGRATYDYQNKYLLEAIARYDGSSSFTALNNHRWKFFPGVSAGWVLTEESWLKGQRLLDHAKLRASWGVTGNQAGIGIYDYVALVNNNAGSYPFGINNPAGVTTTTVGNLVALDRTWEQVVTKNLGLDWALLNHRLEGSADLFAKRNRNMLIPVTYPVTLGGTPPLTNNGGLVTRGWETALTWTDKVGQLGYSVTGIFSDNDTRLTEVGGTNAITLSGSTNNPSNLTQNIRGYPLNSYYGYEYDGIIQNQEQLDAYKKTFAGGGLPANIGIGDVRYKDLNGDGRLDQALDVKYLGNNNIRYAYSGRLTLTLRGFDLSALVQGVGRRELFRQGSYFRPIINTNQNINSYFYHRTWSPQRPNAAYPRLTADADVTTYNYLASALTIRNNRYTRLKNVVFGYTLSPAVLRIARLSNVRVYLTGENLWEVAGIKDGYDPEASDDPDALPFYRYWAFGITASF is encoded by the coding sequence ATGACTGAAGTGCGTACTCGGCTTGGCGGCCGTTTGGTGCTGTATGCAGCCTTGCTTACAAGCCTGCTGCTGGCTCCGACATACGCAGCCGTCGCGCAACAGGGGCCGACAAAAGGCACAGCGCGGGAAGCCGAGCCGCTCAAGGTGCTGCTGGCCCGTTGGGAAAAGCAGTACAACAGCACCATTGCGTACGCCAGCGACCTGATAGGCGATAGGCAGGTGCTTGCCCCGGCGCCCAACGAGAGCAGCTTGGAGGAGAACCTGACCCGTCTGCTGCTGCCCTTGGGGCTTGATTTTAAAAAGCTCCGGCAAAACTACTACGTCATCAAACCCTTGCAGGCGCCAAAAATGGCAGTCACGAGCCTAACTCTGTCCATTTCTGGCAAAGTTATGCAGGCTAATGGGGAGCCGCTTCCCGGTGCGACGATCTTGGTAAAAGGCACATCCAACGGTGCCAGCACCGGCACCGACGGGCATTTTCAGGTTCAGGCCCAGGTGGGTAGCGTGCTGATAGTCAGCTCGGTTGGGTTTGTACGACAGGAGGTGCCCCTGGGCATGGCCGGTGAGCCGCTGCTGGTGGTGCTGGCCGAAGACAATCAGGCACTGAACGAGGTGGTGGTCATTGGGTATGGCCAGCAAAAACGGGCTACCGTTACCGGATCAATTTCTGTCATCGACACCACCGCGTTTCAAAGCCGGGTTTCGACTAACCCCTTAAGTGCCCTGCAGGGCATCGTGCCAGGGCTGGTAGTTGCGCGGACATCGGGGCGGCCGGGACAGGAAAACTGGGATTTTCGGGTTCGGGGGGCTTCTTCCATCAATTCTACCCCGCCGCTGGTAGTGGTGGATGGCGTGCCATACGGTGATAATTCGGCCCTGAATTCATTTAATCAGAACGACATCGCGAGCATCAGCATCCTGAAGGATGCTTCAGCAGCGATATACGGTTCGCGGGCAGCCAACGGGGTCATCCTGATCACCACGAAGCAGGGCAAGGCTGCTAAGCCCGTGGTGACCTATACGGGAACGTTTGCGCTGAAAACGGTGGGCCTGGGCCGTCGGTTTACCAATCTGCCGCAGTGGTATGAGATGTACAACGAGGCGCAGGTCAACAACAACAACCCCAACCACGTGTATAAAAGCTTAGAAGCCTATTACCTGAACCCACCCAACGATGTAGTAGTCCCGGGCCTGTTTAATACGGCAGATATCGGATTCTTTACCAACGACTTACAAAGCGCGCTGTACGGTACAGGCCGCACCTGGCTGCACAACGTGTCCGTGGCCGGGCGCGGTCCGCGGGTAGGTTATTACTCTTCGGCAGGCTACACCGATGACGGCAGCATTCTGCAGCTTGGCGACAACTTCAACAAAAAGTATAACGCGCGCATCAACCTCGACTTTCAGCCTACTGAAAAGCTGAAAATACTCAACCAACTCACGGCTGAGCGGCAAAACCGGGTAGAGCCATCCGCTTACAACACGTTGCTGAACACGCCGGGGGCGGTGCAGCCCGGTTACTCTTTCTACTCCCGCGATGGCTCCAAGCCTTACGGCTGGGGCATTGGCTATCAAAGCCCCCTGGCGTTGGCCCAAGAGGGGGGCAACCGGCAGCAGCAAGATACCCGACTTAGTGAGCAATTGCAGGGCGAATGGGCCCTTACCAAACACCTTACCCTCAACGGTTCGGTGGCCGTGCGCTACACCATTACCGGCATCAACACCCGGGTGAATCACATTGATTTCTTTAACTACGCCGGCGACAAGCTGGTAAACTCCTTTGGCAACGGCAACGATTTCAACTCCTTACGGCGCGAAAGCCAGGAGAGTGTGTACCAAAGCTACTACGTGAATGCCTTGTACCGCACCACCGTTGCCAAGCACCACAACCTAACGGCGATGGTGGGTACTTCGGAGGAGAAAAATGCCTACAACTCCTTCTGGGTCAAGGTAAATGACGTGCCCCGGGGGCTCGACAACATTGCCCAGGGCAAGCCGCTGCCCAACGCGGTAGATGCCCGGGGCGGCACCAAGTTGGCCTGGGCGCTGGTGTCATATTTTGGGCGGGCTACCTACGACTACCAAAATAAATACCTGCTGGAAGCCATCGCCCGTTATGATGGCTCCTCCAGCTTCACGGCCCTGAATAACCACCGCTGGAAGTTCTTTCCTGGCGTGTCGGCTGGCTGGGTGCTGACGGAGGAAAGCTGGCTAAAAGGCCAACGCCTGCTTGACCATGCCAAGCTGCGGGCCTCGTGGGGCGTGACCGGTAACCAAGCCGGAATCGGCATTTACGATTACGTCGCACTGGTCAACAACAACGCCGGCTCCTATCCGTTCGGCATCAACAATCCTGCTGGGGTGACGACAACCACCGTAGGCAACCTAGTTGCCCTGGACCGCACCTGGGAGCAGGTCGTGACAAAAAACCTGGGACTGGATTGGGCCCTGCTAAACCACAGACTGGAAGGCTCCGCGGACCTGTTCGCGAAGCGCAACCGGAACATGCTTATTCCGGTAACCTACCCGGTAACTTTGGGCGGCACCCCACCGCTTACCAACAACGGCGGCCTGGTTACGCGCGGTTGGGAGACCGCCTTAACCTGGACGGATAAGGTCGGCCAGCTTGGTTACAGCGTCACAGGAATCTTTAGCGACAACGACACGAGGTTGACGGAAGTAGGAGGCACCAACGCCATTACGCTGTCGGGGAGCACCAACAACCCTTCTAACCTGACCCAGAATATTCGCGGTTATCCGCTCAACAGCTACTACGGGTACGAGTACGACGGCATCATCCAAAACCAAGAGCAGCTCGATGCCTACAAAAAGACCTTCGCGGGCGGAGGGTTACCAGCCAACATTGGCATTGGTGATGTTCGGTATAAGGACCTGAATGGCGACGGCCGGCTCGATCAGGCGTTGGATGTTAAATATTTGGGTAATAACAACATACGGTATGCTTATTCGGGGCGGCTGACGCTGACGCTAAGGGGCTTCGATCTCTCGGCTTTGGTGCAGGGCGTGGGCCGCCGCGAGTTGTTTCGGCAGGGCTCCTATTTCCGGCCCATCATCAACACGAACCAGAACATCAATTCGTATTTCTACCACCGGACGTGGAGCCCGCAGCGGCCCAACGCCGCATATCCTCGTCTCACGGCCGACGCAGACGTGACAACTTATAACTACTTGGCCTCGGCGCTCACGATTCGAAATAACCGCTACACGCGGCTGAAAAACGTGGTGTTCGGCTACACCCTCTCGCCGGCAGTGCTGCGGATTGCGCGCCTGAGCAACGTGCGCGTGTACCTTACCGGCGAAAACCTGTGGGAGGTGGCTGGCATCAAGGATGGCTATGACCCGGAAGCCAGCGATGACCCGGATGCCCTACCTTTCTACCGATATTGGGCCTTTGGTATCACGGCTTCTTTTTAA
- a CDS encoding RagB/SusD family nutrient uptake outer membrane protein has protein sequence MKLSWFAKYALLLAALWLGTASCVNDLDIRPEQQPADDAWWTTPEQFRSASASFYFYLAGFNPAQDFQQPYNLENDQYSDLAVSKATLTTFSQGVYLPQNAMASWTRAYAQLRNINNLLEKAQAYQGDATDIQQAVGEAYFFRAYVYFRLLFYYGRVPLITSTLTTDSPVLFGPRASREATVELILGDLTKAADKLGAESAMGANDAGRVGRLGALAFRSRVCLYEGTWQKFRGNAARANLLLDQAMEAADQVISSNQYRLFTPLADSSYKYLFILENQRSNPGGYTKADNHEYILANRYDYSVRQLGYNLSQATPGAPTQKLASLYLCTDGLPVNRSPLFRGYATKTTEFANREPRLRNTIRIPGHRYWDHGSGNGRYALDGSLTGNAGLLYMPVPNVTPTGYTNNKFCTERAIISNQEGYDFPVIRYAEVLLNYAEAVFERQGAISDAALNRSLNVLRTSPRVGLPALTNGFVAAYGLDMRTEIRRERTVELAFEGFRFFDLFRWKTAETEIPQSLLGIKINGTEYATDPSWQGYASRLENGFLVADPAAGRRFDPSRNYQLPLPLGELIVNPQLEQNPGW, from the coding sequence ATGAAGCTCTCGTGGTTCGCAAAATATGCTCTGCTGCTGGCCGCCCTGTGGCTGGGAACGGCGAGCTGCGTAAACGACTTGGATATCAGGCCGGAACAACAGCCCGCGGATGATGCCTGGTGGACGACTCCAGAACAGTTTCGGTCCGCTTCGGCTAGCTTTTACTTCTACTTGGCGGGCTTCAACCCCGCCCAGGATTTTCAGCAGCCCTATAATCTGGAGAACGACCAGTACTCTGACCTGGCGGTGTCAAAGGCGACGCTGACCACGTTCAGCCAAGGGGTGTATCTGCCCCAAAACGCAATGGCTTCCTGGACCCGGGCCTATGCGCAACTGCGCAACATCAACAACCTGCTGGAGAAAGCCCAAGCCTACCAAGGAGACGCTACTGACATTCAACAGGCGGTAGGCGAGGCCTACTTTTTTCGGGCCTACGTGTACTTCCGCCTGTTGTTTTACTACGGCCGCGTGCCGCTGATTACCAGCACGCTTACTACCGACTCACCCGTGCTGTTCGGGCCACGGGCTAGCCGTGAGGCAACGGTCGAACTGATTCTCGGTGACCTTACTAAGGCCGCCGATAAGCTGGGCGCGGAAAGCGCCATGGGCGCTAATGACGCCGGCCGGGTAGGCCGGCTCGGAGCACTGGCCTTCCGGAGTCGGGTGTGTTTGTATGAAGGCACTTGGCAGAAGTTTCGCGGCAATGCCGCTCGGGCCAACCTGCTGCTCGATCAAGCCATGGAGGCTGCCGACCAGGTGATCAGCAGCAACCAGTACCGATTGTTCACGCCGCTGGCTGACTCGAGCTACAAGTACTTGTTCATCCTGGAAAACCAGCGTTCGAATCCCGGGGGCTATACCAAAGCCGACAACCACGAATACATCCTGGCGAACCGCTATGATTACTCGGTGCGCCAACTGGGGTATAACCTATCACAGGCGACACCCGGAGCACCCACTCAAAAGCTGGCCAGCCTTTATTTGTGTACTGATGGGCTGCCCGTTAACCGCTCGCCTTTATTTCGCGGCTACGCCACCAAAACCACGGAATTTGCGAACCGCGAACCGCGGTTGCGCAACACCATTCGCATCCCGGGCCACCGCTACTGGGATCATGGTTCTGGCAATGGCCGTTATGCCCTCGACGGCAGCCTCACTGGCAACGCCGGGCTCTTGTATATGCCGGTGCCCAACGTAACCCCCACGGGATACACAAACAACAAATTCTGCACGGAACGCGCCATCATCTCCAACCAGGAAGGGTACGACTTTCCCGTAATTCGCTACGCGGAAGTGCTGCTGAACTATGCCGAAGCGGTGTTTGAGCGGCAAGGCGCCATCAGCGATGCGGCGCTGAACCGCTCGCTTAACGTGTTGCGTACCAGTCCACGGGTTGGCTTACCGGCCCTTACCAACGGCTTTGTGGCGGCCTATGGGCTTGACATGCGCACGGAAATTCGGCGTGAGCGCACGGTGGAGCTTGCCTTCGAAGGATTTCGCTTTTTTGACCTCTTCCGTTGGAAAACAGCCGAAACGGAGATTCCTCAATCGTTGCTGGGGATAAAAATTAACGGCACGGAGTACGCCACCGATCCGAGTTGGCAGGGCTACGCCTCGCGGCTGGAAAATGGGTTTCTGGTAGCCGACCCGGCCGCCGGGCGGCGCTTTGATCCCAGCCGCAACTACCAGCTGCCGCTGCCTTTGGGCGAGCTGATTGTTAACCCGCAGCTCGAACAAAATCCGGGCTGGTAA
- a CDS encoding GntR family transcriptional regulator: MYKLKFNPTDKVPKVKQIVQSVVADIERGVLKNGCQLPSISELSEQYYVARDTVERAYRELRERGFITSVQGKGYYIQSKGEAKCKILLLFNEMSSYKKLVYYAFIEALKGHATVDIQIYHYDAVIFKEIIEKNLGRYNYYVVMPHFALGTNKADYLEALNEIPAEELVLLDKDMPDLHTDCLRVFQDFEKDLYCALQGLNDLLAKYHRLVLILPSDGNYPQEIALGFRCYCIQNNKEFCIKETATDEAPREGTGYVIIRETDLVELVKKIRQSYLLLGRDIGVVTFNETPLKDLLDITVITTEFEEMGRTAATMLLNKQRTRVKNPFTTIRRRSL; encoded by the coding sequence ATGTACAAGTTGAAGTTCAACCCAACTGACAAAGTCCCGAAGGTCAAGCAGATCGTGCAGTCCGTGGTCGCGGATATTGAGCGCGGCGTCCTGAAAAACGGCTGTCAGCTGCCTTCCATCAGCGAGCTCAGCGAGCAGTACTACGTTGCCCGCGACACCGTGGAGCGTGCCTACCGCGAATTGCGGGAGCGTGGCTTTATCACGTCGGTGCAGGGCAAAGGCTACTATATTCAGTCGAAGGGAGAAGCAAAATGCAAGATTCTGCTCCTTTTCAACGAGATGAGTTCGTACAAGAAGCTCGTGTACTACGCTTTTATCGAGGCGCTGAAAGGGCATGCCACCGTCGATATTCAGATTTACCATTACGACGCGGTCATCTTCAAGGAAATAATCGAGAAGAACCTCGGCCGGTACAATTACTACGTCGTGATGCCGCATTTTGCTCTGGGTACCAACAAAGCCGATTATCTGGAGGCGCTGAACGAAATTCCGGCGGAAGAACTGGTGCTGTTGGATAAAGATATGCCTGACCTCCACACCGACTGCTTGCGGGTATTCCAGGACTTCGAGAAAGACCTGTACTGTGCCTTGCAGGGCCTGAACGACTTGTTGGCGAAGTACCACCGCTTGGTGCTTATACTGCCTTCGGATGGCAATTACCCACAAGAAATTGCCCTGGGTTTTCGCTGCTACTGCATTCAGAACAACAAGGAGTTCTGCATCAAGGAGACCGCAACCGATGAAGCGCCGCGGGAAGGCACGGGGTATGTCATCATCCGGGAAACGGACTTAGTGGAGCTGGTGAAGAAAATTCGCCAGTCGTACCTGTTGCTGGGGCGTGATATCGGGGTGGTAACTTTCAATGAAACGCCCCTGAAAGACCTGCTGGACATCACGGTGATTACCACCGAGTTTGAAGAAATGGGCCGCACTGCCGCTACTATGCTCCTCAACAAGCAGCGGACCCGCGTCAAAAACCCGTTCACGACCATTCGGCGGCGCTCTTTATAA
- a CDS encoding FGGY family carbohydrate kinase has protein sequence MKKKSIYAVFDIGQTNKKLILFDENRQIIDEHQHVCTDAQDEDGYPCEDLPRLTQWVRTHWQMLRQHPFYRVKGVNFTAYGAGLVYLDQSGQPFLPLYSYLRPFPAEYAAQFYASLGQSREEFAQVTRSPQLGMLHAGMQLYWLKYARPEQYDRVHTALYLPHYLSYLITGQVFSDYSSVGCHTALWDFTRNTYHDWVLREGFDEKLAPLINDSVATVEDGILIGVGMEDSSAAVMSYMFENRKRPFVFVSTGTWSVTFNPFNKQPLTPELLQRNCVNYLSPRGEPTVAARLFIGREHDYQVQRIAEYFHTKPDFYRSLLLARPTEQLVSEFEPTWMLDSGQTVEPACAAWPLVGFNTATDAYQHLMHHLVRRLKQSIDLVRQDEDTLFVDGGFARNPVFMQMLQRHYPAVEVRTPEVPQATALGALIHLEQGEAQKKTEALFA, from the coding sequence ATGAAAAAGAAGTCCATCTACGCTGTTTTCGATATTGGCCAGACGAACAAGAAGCTGATCCTGTTTGACGAAAACCGACAGATCATCGATGAACACCAGCACGTCTGCACTGATGCCCAGGACGAAGACGGCTACCCGTGCGAAGACCTGCCGCGCCTGACGCAATGGGTGCGTACGCATTGGCAGATGCTGCGCCAACATCCATTTTACCGGGTAAAAGGCGTCAACTTTACCGCTTACGGCGCTGGCTTAGTCTATCTCGACCAGAGCGGCCAGCCCTTTTTGCCCTTGTACAGTTACCTGCGGCCGTTTCCGGCAGAATACGCAGCGCAGTTTTATGCCTCGCTGGGCCAATCGCGCGAAGAGTTTGCGCAGGTCACACGTTCGCCCCAGCTGGGAATGCTGCACGCGGGCATGCAGCTCTACTGGCTAAAATATGCCCGGCCCGAGCAGTATGACCGCGTACATACGGCCCTGTATCTACCGCATTACCTTTCGTATCTAATCACAGGTCAAGTATTTAGCGATTATTCATCCGTGGGTTGCCACACGGCACTCTGGGACTTCACCCGCAACACGTACCACGACTGGGTGCTGCGGGAAGGCTTCGACGAGAAGCTGGCTCCCCTGATTAACGATTCAGTGGCCACCGTAGAAGATGGCATCCTGATCGGGGTGGGCATGGAAGACAGCTCGGCGGCGGTGATGTCGTACATGTTCGAGAACCGGAAGCGGCCCTTTGTATTCGTTTCCACGGGTACGTGGTCTGTTACGTTCAATCCCTTTAACAAACAGCCGCTGACGCCGGAACTCTTGCAGCGCAACTGCGTGAATTACTTGTCGCCGCGGGGCGAGCCAACGGTAGCCGCGCGTTTGTTTATAGGCCGGGAGCACGATTACCAAGTACAGCGCATTGCCGAGTACTTTCACACCAAGCCCGACTTCTACCGCTCGCTGCTGCTGGCTCGGCCCACTGAGCAGTTGGTTTCCGAGTTTGAGCCAACCTGGATGTTGGATTCCGGGCAAACGGTCGAACCGGCTTGCGCCGCGTGGCCACTGGTCGGTTTTAATACGGCGACGGATGCCTATCAACATTTGATGCACCACTTAGTCCGTCGCCTGAAACAGTCCATCGATCTGGTTCGGCAGGACGAAGACACTCTTTTCGTCGACGGCGGCTTCGCCCGTAATCCTGTCTTTATGCAGATGTTACAGCGTCATTATCCTGCCGTCGAAGTTCGCACCCCGGAGGTGCCGCAGGCGACAGCTCTCGGCGCACTGATTCACCTAGAACAGGGCGAAGCCCAGAAGAAAACGGAGGCCTTATTTGCTTAG